A window of the Dongshaea marina genome harbors these coding sequences:
- the gshB gene encoding glutathione synthase — MAIKLGIVMDPIDGINIKKDSSFAMLMEAQGRGYELYYMEMDDLYLDQGQARATMKQLCVEEDPGCWYKFSEAHDQSLSELDVILMRKDPPFDTEYIYATYILERAEDEGVLIVNKPQSLRDANEKLFTAWFSEHTPHTLVTRSAAKIRAFYQEHQDIILKPLDGMGGASIFRVKADDPNLGVIIETLTEHGQRYCMAQTFIPEITKGDKRVLVIDGEAIPYSLARIPASGETRGNLAAGGRGEAQPLTAEELAIANAVGPTLREKGLIFVGLDMIGNRLTEINVTSPTCIREIEAAFDISITGKLMDAIEARLATARE, encoded by the coding sequence GTGATGGATCCTATCGATGGGATCAATATCAAAAAAGACAGCAGCTTCGCCATGCTGATGGAAGCTCAGGGCCGAGGCTATGAACTCTACTATATGGAGATGGACGATCTCTATCTGGACCAGGGGCAAGCCAGGGCTACCATGAAGCAGCTGTGTGTTGAAGAGGATCCGGGCTGCTGGTACAAGTTCAGTGAGGCTCATGATCAAAGCCTCAGTGAGCTGGATGTGATCCTGATGCGTAAAGACCCTCCCTTTGATACCGAATATATCTACGCCACCTACATTCTGGAGCGTGCCGAAGATGAAGGGGTCCTCATCGTCAATAAGCCTCAGAGCCTGCGCGATGCAAACGAGAAGCTCTTTACCGCCTGGTTCTCGGAGCACACCCCGCACACCCTGGTCACCCGTAGTGCGGCGAAGATCCGTGCCTTTTACCAGGAGCACCAGGATATTATCCTCAAGCCTCTGGACGGCATGGGTGGTGCATCCATTTTCCGGGTGAAAGCCGACGATCCGAATCTTGGGGTCATCATTGAAACCCTGACCGAGCATGGCCAGCGTTACTGCATGGCTCAAACCTTTATCCCGGAGATCACCAAGGGAGATAAGCGTGTGCTGGTGATTGACGGCGAGGCGATCCCCTACTCCCTGGCGCGGATCCCTGCCAGCGGTGAAACCCGGGGCAACCTGGCAGCCGGAGGCCGGGGTGAGGCTCAGCCTCTGACAGCCGAAGAGCTGGCGATTGCCAATGCGGTGGGTCCGACCCTCAGGGAGAAGGGACTCATCTTCGTCGGGCTGGATATGATAGGGAACCGCCTGACCGAGATCAATGTCACCAGTCCGACCTGTATCCGGGAGATCGAGGCCGCTTTCGACATCAGCATCACAGGCAAGCTGATGGATGCAATCGAAGCACGCCTTGCAACCGCCCGGGAATAA
- a CDS encoding YqgE/AlgH family protein: MTNFENHFLIAMPTLKDPFFERSLVYLCEHREQGAMGLVVNIAIDISLKELLTQLDFHPGESPKLAKPVLQGGPISLDRGFVLHSPCKGMDSSIQLTDNLMVTTSKDILGVLGSHHEPSDYLVTLGYAGWNPGQLEQELKENVWLTIPADPALIFEVPIHQRWEMAARSLGIDIWQLSSQIGHA; encoded by the coding sequence ATGACAAACTTTGAAAACCACTTTCTAATCGCGATGCCGACCCTCAAGGATCCCTTCTTTGAACGGTCACTCGTCTATCTGTGCGAGCACAGAGAGCAGGGAGCGATGGGACTGGTGGTCAACATAGCTATCGATATTTCGCTCAAAGAACTCCTCACTCAGCTGGATTTTCATCCGGGTGAATCACCTAAGCTTGCCAAACCGGTTCTCCAGGGAGGCCCCATCTCTCTGGATCGTGGCTTTGTGTTGCACTCTCCCTGCAAAGGGATGGACTCAAGCATACAGCTGACCGACAACCTGATGGTCACCACCTCCAAGGATATCCTCGGGGTTCTTGGTTCTCACCATGAACCCAGTGACTACCTGGTTACCCTGGGCTACGCCGGATGGAATCCGGGTCAGCTGGAGCAGGAGCTCAAAGAGAATGTCTGGCTGACTATCCCGGCCGATCCCGCCCTAATTTTTGAAGTTCCGATTCACCAGCGCTGGGAGATGGCAGCCCGCTCACTGGGAATCGATATCTGGCAACTCTCCTCTCAAATCGGACACGCATAA
- the ruvX gene encoding Holliday junction resolvase RuvX, with amino-acid sequence MTHIDYQTCMGFDFGTRSIGVAIGQRLTGTARPLTSLKARDGIPNWDQIKALIDEWQPDLLIVGLPLNMDGTEQEVTKLARKFANRLHGRFGKRVELCDERLSTADAKERLFAAGGYRALDKGKIDAASAQLILESWMERQYD; translated from the coding sequence ATGACCCACATTGATTACCAAACCTGTATGGGGTTTGATTTTGGCACCCGGAGTATCGGTGTTGCGATCGGCCAACGGCTAACAGGAACCGCCCGTCCTCTGACCAGTCTCAAGGCCCGGGATGGGATCCCAAACTGGGATCAGATCAAGGCACTGATTGATGAGTGGCAGCCGGATCTGCTGATCGTCGGCCTGCCGCTAAATATGGATGGCACCGAGCAGGAGGTTACCAAGCTGGCCCGTAAATTCGCCAACCGCCTGCATGGCCGCTTCGGGAAACGGGTCGAGCTCTGCGATGAACGCCTGAGCACCGCTGATGCCAAGGAGCGGCTGTTTGCAGCCGGAGGCTACAGGGCCCTGGATAAGGGCAAGATCGATGCGGCCTCGGCGCAGCTGATCCTTGAAAGCTGGATGGAACGGCAATACGACTGA
- a CDS encoding HigA family addiction module antitoxin: MSLDTMKNSSWSKESSERLNHTMEQIEEEVKKDKALTHQQAKPVTPGKKLTEEYIGSVGMTEGKLSKVSGISLETLKRVLAGEQPVTPQIAVRLAKSLGTTPELWLNLQSKFDKWKGEG, encoded by the coding sequence ATGAGCCTTGATACGATGAAAAACTCCTCTTGGTCAAAGGAGAGCTCAGAGCGTTTGAATCACACCATGGAGCAGATAGAGGAGGAGGTAAAGAAGGATAAGGCACTGACTCACCAGCAAGCCAAGCCTGTGACTCCGGGAAAAAAGCTCACAGAGGAGTACATAGGCTCGGTCGGGATGACCGAAGGCAAGCTCTCTAAAGTCTCCGGAATTTCGTTGGAGACGTTAAAGCGCGTTTTGGCGGGTGAGCAGCCAGTCACTCCACAGATAGCCGTGAGGTTGGCTAAGTCCCTGGGCACAACCCCTGAGCTCTGGCTCAACCTGCAATCCAAGTTCGATAAGTGGAAGGGAGAGGGCTAA
- a CDS encoding substrate-binding domain-containing protein produces the protein MMPVIYPLLLCSLVLSLSSVLGASELRFAMVPKQVDNPFFIASGQGCMAAAAELADVECIFRGSSNIDVRRQDKIISDLIDEGVDGIAVAISQSEYLATHSIQKAISRGIPVITYDADFSPESLSKNQKLRLAYVGTDDVEIGRALGEQLKQYRPQGGTLVIQSGRPDSPNLNLRVMGVRSALSGHSYHHPPGEPLRGQNGWYEFSEPLYNYGQFERAFKELKAVLRTYRDKDIDAFVAVGGWVQFVEGYRELIEPHKAELEQKKLILIIADSAEIQLEYLKERLAHGNIGQNPFEMGRQALFTLYKIVRGQDYQKVINIPMTYCTPQNYATCAKG, from the coding sequence ATGATGCCGGTTATTTACCCCCTCCTGCTATGCAGCCTTGTTCTTAGCTTATCTTCGGTTCTCGGAGCTTCAGAGCTGAGATTTGCCATGGTTCCCAAGCAGGTCGATAACCCGTTTTTCATCGCCAGTGGTCAGGGGTGTATGGCTGCAGCGGCGGAGCTTGCCGATGTTGAGTGTATTTTTCGCGGTAGCTCTAATATCGATGTCAGGCGTCAGGATAAGATCATTTCGGATCTGATTGATGAGGGCGTTGATGGTATCGCGGTGGCTATCTCTCAATCAGAGTATCTTGCAACACACAGCATCCAAAAAGCGATTTCCCGGGGGATCCCTGTGATCACCTATGATGCAGACTTTTCTCCTGAATCACTCAGCAAGAACCAAAAGCTGCGCCTTGCCTATGTGGGAACCGATGATGTTGAGATCGGGCGCGCTCTGGGGGAGCAGCTCAAGCAGTACAGGCCCCAGGGAGGAACCCTGGTGATCCAAAGTGGGCGGCCTGATTCTCCGAATCTGAATCTTAGGGTGATGGGGGTACGCTCCGCGCTCTCTGGCCATAGCTATCATCATCCACCGGGAGAGCCTCTTCGGGGGCAAAATGGGTGGTATGAGTTTAGTGAACCCTTGTATAACTACGGGCAGTTTGAGCGCGCGTTCAAGGAGTTAAAAGCGGTCTTGCGGACATACAGGGATAAAGATATCGATGCATTCGTTGCTGTTGGTGGCTGGGTTCAGTTTGTGGAGGGTTACCGTGAGCTGATTGAGCCCCACAAAGCGGAGCTTGAGCAAAAAAAGCTCATCCTGATCATCGCAGATTCGGCCGAGATACAGCTTGAATATCTAAAGGAGCGGCTCGCCCATGGAAACATTGGGCAAAATCCCTTCGAGATGGGGCGGCAAGCTCTTTTTACCCTGTATAAAATCGTCAGGGGTCAGGATTATCAAAAAGTGATCAACATCCCTATGACCTACTGCACACCACAGAACTATGCAACCTGTGCTAAGGGTTAA
- the topA gene encoding type I DNA topoisomerase, protein MAKSLVIVESPAKAKTINKYLGKDYVVKSSVGHIRDLPTSGSAAAKKKAAPRTTTKGLSPEEKLAQKKAKEKQALVTRMGIDPEHNWAARYEVLPGKEKVVNELRSLADKCDTIYLATDLDREGEAIAWHLREIIGSDEHTYHRVVFNEITKSAITEAFSHPADLNMDRVNAQQARRFMDRVVGYMVSPLLWKKVARGLSAGRVQSVAVRLVVEREREIKAFEPQEYWDLFAKLKGSKQQALTVQVVRESGKEFRPVNKAQTDAAIALLNQASYRLKKREDRPTKSRPSAPFITSTLQQAASTRLGFGVKRTMMLAQRLYEAGYITYMRTDSTNLSQEAVESVRDYIQGEFGDNYLPEDPKRYGSKENAQEAHEAIRPSNVKTLPGKELQGMEVDALKLYELIWRQFVACQMVDALYDSTTLTVEAGDIELRVKGRIMRFDGWTRVQPAARKKGEEDTALPNIQEGEALTLDKLDPAQHFTKPPARFNEASLVRELEKKGIGRPSTYASIISTIQDRGYVRVEKRRFFAEKMGEIVTDRLIENFEELMNYDFTAQMENKLDDVAHGERVWTDTLDAFYGEFSKELEEASAPSSEGGMRENQMVSIDVDCPACGRKMGIRTATTGVFLSCTGYALPPKERCKQTIDLVSSDEFESVTADDAEREVEALRAMHRCPKCQTAMDSYLIDEQRKLHVCGRNPDCDGYEIEQGQFKLKGYDGPIIECDRCGQDMKLKTGRFGAYMGCTNEECKNTRKILKSGEIAPPREDPVHLPELTCSKSDAYFVLRDGAAGLFLAASTFPKSRETRAPLVEELVRFKDRLPAKFIYLTEAPAQDPDGNKVMVRFSRKNKEQYVMSEVDGKATGWTAHYRDGLWIPEQKKSRRTKASA, encoded by the coding sequence ATGGCAAAATCTTTGGTAATAGTGGAGTCGCCTGCAAAGGCAAAGACTATTAATAAGTATCTCGGGAAGGATTATGTGGTGAAGTCCAGTGTTGGACATATCCGCGATCTTCCGACCAGTGGTAGCGCGGCGGCGAAGAAAAAGGCTGCTCCTCGCACCACGACAAAGGGGCTGAGCCCCGAAGAGAAACTGGCGCAGAAAAAAGCAAAAGAGAAGCAGGCGTTGGTCACTCGAATGGGCATCGATCCGGAGCACAACTGGGCGGCACGCTACGAGGTCTTGCCAGGCAAAGAGAAGGTCGTCAATGAACTGCGTAGTCTGGCTGATAAGTGTGACACCATCTACCTGGCAACGGATTTGGACCGCGAGGGAGAGGCGATTGCCTGGCACTTGCGGGAGATCATTGGGTCCGATGAGCACACCTATCACAGGGTGGTGTTTAACGAGATCACCAAGTCGGCGATCACCGAGGCCTTCTCTCATCCGGCCGATCTGAATATGGACAGGGTCAATGCTCAGCAGGCGCGTCGCTTCATGGATCGCGTGGTGGGCTATATGGTTTCGCCACTGCTGTGGAAAAAAGTGGCCCGAGGCCTGTCTGCCGGGCGAGTTCAATCGGTTGCGGTCCGCCTGGTGGTGGAGCGTGAGCGGGAGATCAAGGCGTTTGAACCCCAGGAATACTGGGATCTGTTTGCCAAGCTCAAGGGCAGCAAGCAGCAGGCGTTGACGGTTCAGGTGGTACGCGAGTCTGGTAAGGAGTTTCGCCCGGTTAATAAGGCACAAACCGATGCTGCGATCGCCCTGCTCAATCAGGCAAGCTATCGGCTGAAAAAGCGCGAAGATCGCCCGACCAAGAGCCGCCCATCTGCACCCTTTATCACCTCGACCCTGCAACAGGCGGCGAGTACCCGCCTTGGATTTGGGGTTAAGCGCACCATGATGTTGGCACAGCGCCTCTATGAAGCGGGTTACATCACCTATATGCGTACCGATTCGACCAACCTGAGCCAGGAAGCGGTTGAGTCGGTTCGTGACTATATTCAGGGGGAGTTTGGTGATAATTACCTGCCTGAGGATCCTAAGCGTTATGGCTCTAAAGAGAATGCCCAGGAAGCGCACGAGGCGATTCGTCCCTCGAATGTGAAGACGCTGCCCGGCAAAGAGCTGCAGGGAATGGAAGTCGATGCCCTCAAGCTTTATGAGCTGATCTGGCGCCAGTTTGTGGCTTGTCAGATGGTTGATGCTCTCTATGATTCGACCACCCTGACCGTTGAAGCTGGAGATATTGAACTACGGGTCAAGGGACGAATTATGCGTTTTGATGGTTGGACCCGGGTTCAACCTGCCGCTCGCAAGAAAGGGGAAGAGGATACGGCGCTGCCGAATATTCAGGAGGGCGAAGCCCTGACCCTGGATAAGCTTGATCCGGCTCAGCACTTCACTAAGCCACCGGCACGCTTTAATGAAGCCTCCCTGGTACGTGAGCTGGAAAAGAAGGGGATTGGTCGCCCATCCACCTATGCATCCATCATCTCTACCATTCAGGACCGCGGCTATGTGCGAGTTGAGAAGCGTCGCTTCTTTGCCGAGAAGATGGGTGAAATCGTCACCGATCGCCTGATCGAGAACTTCGAAGAGCTGATGAACTATGATTTCACCGCTCAGATGGAGAACAAGCTCGATGATGTGGCTCACGGTGAGCGAGTCTGGACCGATACCCTGGATGCCTTCTACGGTGAGTTTTCCAAGGAGCTTGAGGAGGCCTCTGCACCAAGTAGTGAAGGGGGAATGCGCGAAAATCAGATGGTTTCCATTGATGTGGATTGTCCGGCCTGTGGCCGTAAGATGGGGATCCGCACCGCAACGACAGGGGTGTTCCTGAGTTGTACCGGCTATGCTCTGCCACCGAAGGAGCGCTGTAAGCAGACCATCGATCTGGTGTCCAGCGACGAGTTTGAGTCGGTGACCGCCGATGATGCCGAGCGCGAGGTTGAAGCCTTGCGGGCAATGCACCGCTGTCCTAAGTGCCAGACCGCGATGGATAGCTACCTCATCGATGAGCAGCGTAAACTGCACGTCTGTGGCCGCAACCCGGACTGTGATGGCTATGAGATAGAGCAGGGGCAGTTTAAGCTCAAGGGTTATGATGGCCCGATCATCGAATGTGATCGCTGTGGTCAGGACATGAAGCTCAAGACAGGGCGTTTTGGTGCCTATATGGGCTGTACCAATGAGGAGTGTAAGAACACCCGTAAGATCCTCAAAAGCGGTGAGATTGCACCGCCACGGGAAGATCCGGTTCATCTCCCAGAGCTCACCTGCAGCAAGTCTGATGCCTATTTTGTGCTACGTGATGGCGCGGCCGGGCTATTTTTAGCGGCTAGTACCTTCCCTAAGTCCCGTGAAACCCGGGCACCTCTGGTGGAGGAGCTGGTTCGCTTTAAAGATCGCTTGCCGGCCAAGTTTATCTATCTGACCGAGGCCCCGGCTCAGGATCCCGATGGTAACAAGGTGATGGTTCGCTTTAGCCGTAAGAACAAAGAGCAGTATGTGATGAGTGAAGTTGATGGCAAGGCCACCGGCTGGACGGCTCATTACCGGGATGGCTTGTGGATCCCTGAGCAGAAGAAGAGTCGCCGCACCAAGGCATCAGCTTAA
- the sohB gene encoding protease SohB — MDFLLQYGLFLAKTATWVIAIIVLVAVILMLVMRQKQRKGELEISNLSEQLDETQHRLQSELLSGEEQKLVEKKRKKAQKKAAKERKQALKQQDEGSERNQKSRLFVLDFKGSIDAKEVRSLREEVSAVLAIASSKDEVLVRLESGGGVVHGYGLAASQLQRIRDRHIPLTVSVDKVAASGGYMMACVAEKILAAPFAIIGSIGVIAQLPNFNRLLKRNDIDFEQHTAGEFKRTLTMFGENSDKGRAKFREDLEAIHGLFKDFVGEHRPELELSKVATGEYWFGRQALKLGLIDTIQTSDEYLLSQHPDRTLVGVRYVVRKRLADKLSHSVSLGIERAVARLATSSPFSWLR, encoded by the coding sequence TTGGACTTTTTGCTTCAATACGGATTATTTTTGGCCAAAACGGCCACCTGGGTCATCGCGATCATAGTTTTGGTGGCGGTGATCCTGATGTTGGTGATGCGCCAAAAGCAGCGCAAGGGTGAGCTTGAGATCTCCAACTTGTCGGAGCAGCTTGATGAGACTCAGCATCGGCTGCAGTCTGAACTACTCTCCGGCGAAGAGCAGAAGCTGGTCGAGAAAAAGCGTAAAAAAGCCCAGAAAAAAGCGGCCAAAGAGCGCAAGCAGGCGCTCAAGCAGCAGGATGAGGGCAGTGAGCGCAACCAGAAATCCCGGCTGTTCGTACTGGACTTTAAGGGCAGCATTGATGCCAAAGAGGTTCGCTCCCTGCGCGAAGAGGTGAGCGCTGTGCTGGCAATCGCCTCCAGCAAGGATGAAGTCCTGGTTCGCCTGGAGAGCGGTGGTGGTGTGGTCCATGGTTATGGCTTGGCTGCATCTCAGCTGCAACGGATCCGCGATCGGCATATCCCGCTCACCGTGAGCGTGGATAAGGTCGCAGCCAGTGGTGGTTACATGATGGCCTGTGTGGCCGAGAAGATCCTGGCCGCCCCCTTTGCGATTATTGGCTCGATTGGAGTGATTGCTCAGCTGCCGAACTTCAACCGCCTACTCAAGCGTAACGATATCGATTTTGAGCAGCATACCGCCGGCGAGTTTAAACGTACCCTGACCATGTTTGGGGAAAACAGTGACAAGGGACGAGCCAAGTTTCGCGAAGATCTGGAGGCGATTCATGGCCTGTTTAAGGACTTTGTGGGTGAACATAGACCCGAACTTGAGCTCTCCAAGGTGGCGACCGGTGAGTACTGGTTTGGCCGTCAGGCCCTGAAGCTCGGCCTTATCGATACCATCCAGACCAGTGATGAGTATCTTCTGAGCCAGCATCCGGATCGAACCTTGGTTGGCGTTCGTTACGTGGTACGCAAACGGTTGGCTGACAAATTGAGCCACTCGGTGAGCCTCGGGATTGAGCGGGCAGTGGCTCGTTTGGCTACTTCGAGCCCATTTTCCTGGTTGCGTTAA
- a CDS encoding zinc ribbon domain-containing protein yields the protein MAFQLTCPACQHPGIGIRSETPSCQHCGQAFLLQTNCPECQQPLERLKACGAVDFFCNQCRKMVSKQQVSYQLLPQGESAD from the coding sequence ATGGCTTTTCAACTGACTTGTCCTGCCTGCCAACATCCGGGGATCGGAATTCGCTCCGAGACCCCGAGCTGTCAGCATTGTGGCCAGGCCTTTTTGCTTCAGACCAACTGTCCCGAGTGTCAGCAACCTTTGGAGCGCCTCAAGGCTTGTGGGGCCGTAGACTTTTTCTGCAACCAATGCCGGAAAATGGTTTCAAAGCAGCAGGTGAGTTATCAACTGCTTCCTCAGGGCGAGTCGGCTGATTAA
- the der gene encoding ribosome biogenesis GTPase Der, which yields MVPVVALVGRPNVGKSTLFNRLTRTRDALVADFPGLTRDRKYGQAKLGELEFLVIDTGGIDGTEEGIEVEMAGQSLQAITEADVVMFMVDARAGLTAADQAIAEHLRKEQKKVFLVANKTDGIDADSAVAEFYALALGEIYQIAAAHGRGVTSLLEHSLRPHFEQLGLCIDPEEEPEVDEWAWPEEPDLDASDEVDEPEEEEIRNIKLAIVGRPNVGKSTLTNRILGEDRVVVYDMPGTTRDSVYIPFERDGQPYTIIDTAGVRRRKRVNEAVEKFSVIKTLRAIEDAHVVLLVIDAREGISDQDLSLLGFILNSGRSIVLAVNKWDGLDTDVRDDIKRELDRRLGFIDFARLHFISALHGSGVGHLFESVTEAFESATRKLSTALVTRIMQMAQDEHQPPMVRGRRIKLKYAHAGGQNPPRIVIHGNQLRDLPDSYKRYLINYYRRSLKIMGTPIHIEFQEGSNPYEGKSEKLTLSQVRKRKRLLKHMKKR from the coding sequence ATGGTCCCTGTTGTAGCCCTGGTGGGGCGACCGAATGTAGGTAAATCAACCCTGTTTAACCGACTGACCCGAACTCGGGATGCTTTGGTCGCTGATTTTCCCGGGCTGACCCGCGACAGAAAATATGGCCAGGCGAAACTCGGTGAGCTGGAATTTCTGGTAATCGATACCGGAGGTATCGACGGCACCGAAGAGGGAATTGAAGTTGAGATGGCAGGCCAGTCACTGCAGGCGATTACTGAAGCCGATGTGGTGATGTTTATGGTGGATGCCAGAGCAGGCTTAACCGCGGCCGATCAGGCGATTGCCGAGCATCTGCGTAAAGAGCAGAAGAAGGTATTTTTGGTCGCCAACAAGACAGATGGCATCGACGCCGATAGTGCGGTTGCCGAGTTCTATGCATTGGCACTCGGTGAGATCTACCAGATTGCGGCAGCTCATGGACGTGGCGTGACCTCCCTGCTGGAGCACTCCCTGCGCCCTCATTTTGAGCAGCTGGGTCTGTGCATCGATCCGGAGGAGGAGCCTGAGGTTGATGAGTGGGCCTGGCCTGAAGAGCCGGATCTGGATGCGAGTGATGAGGTGGATGAGCCCGAAGAGGAGGAGATCCGTAACATCAAGCTGGCGATTGTCGGTCGCCCCAATGTGGGTAAATCAACCCTGACCAACCGGATCCTGGGTGAAGATCGGGTGGTGGTTTACGACATGCCGGGTACCACCCGTGACTCTGTCTACATCCCATTTGAGCGAGACGGTCAGCCCTACACCATTATTGATACCGCCGGGGTGCGGCGTCGCAAGCGGGTCAATGAGGCGGTCGAGAAGTTCTCTGTGATCAAGACCCTGCGAGCCATTGAGGATGCGCACGTGGTGCTGCTGGTGATCGATGCCCGTGAGGGGATCTCCGATCAGGATCTCAGCCTGCTGGGCTTTATTCTGAACTCGGGTCGCTCCATCGTGCTGGCGGTGAACAAGTGGGATGGCCTGGATACGGATGTGCGTGATGATATCAAGCGCGAGCTGGATCGGCGTCTTGGCTTTATCGACTTTGCCCGGCTGCACTTCATCTCGGCGCTGCACGGCAGTGGTGTCGGCCACCTGTTCGAGTCGGTGACCGAGGCCTTCGAGAGTGCGACTCGTAAATTGAGTACCGCTCTGGTAACCCGGATCATGCAGATGGCCCAGGATGAGCATCAGCCACCCATGGTACGAGGTCGCCGGATCAAGCTCAAATATGCCCACGCCGGTGGACAGAACCCGCCGCGCATCGTGATTCATGGGAATCAGCTGCGTGATCTGCCCGATAGTTATAAGCGCTATCTCATCAACTACTATCGGCGTAGCCTCAAGATCATGGGGACTCCTATCCATATCGAGTTCCAGGAAGGGAGCAACCCTTATGAGGGTAAGAGTGAAAAACTGACTCTTAGCCAGGTTCGCAAGCGCAAGCGCCTGCTTAAGCATATGAAAAAGAGATAA
- the bamB gene encoding outer membrane protein assembly factor BamB gives MRNKLALAAAAALALLSLQGCADKDVIEMAPVPQIQSAFSPDIMWDSSVGDGVGAFYSQLRPVVDENRIFAASRDGIVQAMDAKTGKRLWRIDLSDLKINEDKRSVRLSGGLTSDNGNLYFGSEDGLVYAVSEQDGKLLWTHSVPGEVVAAPAVNSGKVVISLTSGTLVALDQQNGDQEWSFTDDQPSLLLRGASTPLIAGGAVFYGRPDGKVAVVLLSNGQLAHQFQVTTAKGGTELARMVDVNAAPLIRNNVMYAIAYNGQLVANNVMTGQQLWKRKYTSYRNIAADGLNLYVTDDRNHIYSIDSQNGAEQWSNDLLEYRNVTAPVVYGDYLVVGDDEGYLYWFDLNSGKLKAMSKLSSSGIYAAPVVADGTLYVQVRDGKLFAIRHA, from the coding sequence ATGCGAAATAAATTGGCTCTGGCGGCAGCGGCCGCTCTGGCACTGCTTTCGCTGCAGGGATGTGCCGATAAAGATGTGATTGAGATGGCGCCTGTTCCTCAGATCCAGTCTGCCTTCTCTCCGGATATTATGTGGGATAGTTCGGTGGGTGATGGTGTGGGTGCCTTCTACTCACAGTTACGCCCCGTGGTGGATGAGAACCGGATCTTCGCAGCTTCCAGAGATGGCATTGTTCAGGCGATGGATGCCAAGACGGGCAAGCGGCTGTGGCGCATCGATCTCTCGGATCTCAAGATCAATGAGGACAAGCGCAGCGTTCGCCTGTCCGGCGGATTGACCTCGGATAATGGTAACCTCTATTTCGGCTCCGAAGATGGACTGGTGTATGCCGTCAGCGAGCAGGATGGCAAGCTACTTTGGACCCACTCGGTTCCGGGTGAGGTGGTTGCAGCGCCCGCGGTCAATTCAGGCAAGGTAGTTATTTCTCTGACCTCCGGCACCCTGGTTGCTCTTGATCAGCAAAATGGCGATCAGGAGTGGAGCTTTACCGATGATCAGCCATCCCTGTTGCTGCGGGGGGCATCTACGCCTCTGATCGCCGGTGGTGCGGTCTTCTATGGCCGCCCGGATGGCAAGGTCGCCGTGGTCCTCCTGAGTAACGGCCAGCTGGCGCATCAGTTCCAGGTGACGACTGCCAAGGGTGGTACCGAGCTGGCGCGGATGGTGGATGTGAATGCGGCGCCACTGATCCGCAATAATGTGATGTATGCTATTGCTTACAATGGCCAGCTGGTTGCTAACAACGTGATGACAGGCCAGCAGTTGTGGAAGCGTAAATATACTTCCTATCGCAATATTGCTGCCGATGGCCTGAATCTCTATGTGACTGATGATCGCAATCATATCTATAGTATCGATAGTCAAAATGGCGCCGAGCAGTGGTCCAATGACCTGCTGGAGTACCGTAATGTAACGGCTCCTGTGGTCTACGGCGACTACCTGGTGGTTGGCGATGATGAGGGCTACCTGTATTGGTTTGATCTCAATAGTGGTAAGCTCAAAGCGATGAGTAAATTGAGCAGCTCGGGTATCTATGCTGCGCCGGTTGTGGCGGATGGAACCCTGTATGTTCAGGTCCGTGACGGGAAGCTGTTTGCGATCCGTCACGCCTGA
- a CDS encoding YfgM family protein, with protein MDIHSTEEQQIEALKAWWSEYGKAIIGGVILAIILVSGWRYYKHHQVVSMQESSAAYTQVIASLKTQGEKAYGSVDSFIQEHKSDSYGALAAMALANSAVEKGKLVVAQDALEKVLKHSDSDLMKTAAGLRLARIDAAQGKTEEALKQLSTLKASGYQAQIHELQGDLYLKQGLKDKARTAYQQAANEGGLESSSVLRLKMDDLAQPAVAQVTSGEADAK; from the coding sequence GTGGATATCCATAGCACCGAAGAACAACAAATTGAGGCTCTCAAAGCCTGGTGGAGTGAATACGGCAAGGCGATTATCGGTGGCGTGATCCTGGCGATCATCCTGGTCTCGGGCTGGCGTTATTACAAGCATCACCAGGTGGTTAGCATGCAGGAATCATCTGCTGCTTATACCCAGGTCATTGCATCCTTGAAGACCCAGGGTGAGAAGGCCTATGGCTCGGTGGATAGTTTTATCCAGGAGCATAAGTCTGATAGCTATGGTGCTCTGGCTGCGATGGCTCTTGCGAACAGTGCGGTCGAGAAGGGTAAGTTAGTGGTTGCTCAGGATGCACTGGAAAAAGTTTTGAAACACTCAGACTCAGATCTGATGAAGACCGCAGCAGGCCTGCGTCTGGCACGCATCGATGCGGCTCAGGGAAAAACTGAAGAAGCGCTCAAGCAACTGAGCACCCTCAAGGCAAGCGGTTATCAGGCGCAGATCCATGAGCTTCAGGGTGATCTCTACCTTAAGCAGGGCCTTAAAGATAAGGCGCGTACCGCCTATCAACAGGCAGCGAATGAGGGTGGTTTAGAGTCCAGCTCGGTCTTGCGCCTGAAGATGGATGACTTAGCTCAGCCCGCGGTGGCACAGGTGACCTCAGGAGAGGCTGATGCGAAATAA